The Aminithiophilus ramosus genome contains a region encoding:
- a CDS encoding GatB/YqeY domain-containing protein — translation MSLLEQVHLDVIKAMKARDASRLSALRLLKAALETAATQGGRSGPLDEEEEIALVRRLVKQRREAAEAFRRGGAVERAEAEEAEALLLGGYLPPELSQEEIEAAIADVVREVGASGPRDLGRVMGPVMVRFKGKADGNWVRRLVQESLANL, via the coding sequence GTGAGCCTTCTCGAACAGGTCCATCTGGATGTCATCAAGGCCATGAAAGCCCGCGACGCATCGCGCCTCTCGGCCCTTCGTCTGCTCAAGGCCGCCCTCGAGACGGCCGCGACTCAGGGAGGACGTTCCGGTCCTCTCGACGAGGAGGAAGAGATCGCTCTCGTCCGCCGTCTCGTCAAGCAGCGTCGTGAGGCCGCCGAGGCCTTCCGCAGGGGAGGAGCCGTCGAACGGGCCGAGGCCGAAGAGGCCGAGGCTCTTCTGCTCGGCGGCTACCTGCCGCCCGAACTCTCTCAGGAGGAGATCGAAGCCGCCATCGCCGACGTGGTCCGGGAGGTGGGAGCTTCGGGCCCCCGGGACCTGGGAAGGGTGATGGGGCCCGTCATGGTCCGCTTCAAGGGCAAGGCCGACGGCAATTGGGTGCGTCGCCT
- the rpsU gene encoding 30S ribosomal protein S21, producing MTTIVRRDNESIDDTLRRFKRLVSKDGNLREARKREHYEKPSEAKKRKIADARRRGTKKR from the coding sequence ATGACCACAATCGTTCGCAGAGACAACGAATCCATCGATGACACCTTGCGTCGTTTCAAAAGGCTTGTCTCAAAGGACGGCAATCTACGGGAGGCCCGCAAGCGGGAGCATTACGAGAAGCCCAGCGAGGCCAAAAAGCGCAAGATTGCCGATGCCAGACGGCGAGGCACGAAGAAGAGGTAG
- a CDS encoding HIT domain-containing protein has translation MESCVFCQIAEGRLPAEIYYEDEEVLILRDVAPQAPIHLLVIPRRHVASASEVDDGRIWSTVMTAAVAAAHRLGLVEKGFRLVVNSGEEAGQTIPHLHVHLLAGRSFRWPPG, from the coding sequence TTGGAATCCTGCGTCTTCTGCCAGATCGCCGAGGGTCGCCTTCCGGCCGAGATCTATTACGAGGATGAAGAGGTCCTCATCCTTCGCGATGTCGCCCCTCAGGCTCCGATCCATCTGCTTGTCATTCCCCGAAGGCATGTGGCCTCGGCCTCCGAAGTCGACGACGGTCGGATCTGGTCCACCGTCATGACTGCCGCCGTCGCCGCCGCGCATCGGCTCGGTCTTGTCGAGAAAGGTTTCCGCCTCGTCGTCAACAGCGGCGAGGAGGCGGGGCAGACGATCCCCCACCTTCACGTTCACCTGTTAGCGGGACGCTCTTTCCGCTGGCCACCGGGTTAG
- a CDS encoding J domain-containing protein — protein sequence MIPCELESRFRLLGIAPQSDWDQVKSAFRRLARTCHPDVAGPESSARFAEINEAYMDIKGFLLSGKTPQGPLRPSPPHGTSRPRTGKGQRRKEAEPAREKTRQRRLDEALDEATRRVEALLRKSAERKREDLSGHLERLRSAHPAVVLLALEGLAARVGEEAVRRALVDLLCRPSLEREVLDRVIDLVGPANREIMVLLSRRVLSIDADVALRLVRSLRGLADRAGLLTPWLSHRSEKVVAEALAQWPLSAPPPDDLSLSRLLRRNEEALLIPLLRLLHRCGAPAWAVFSLKKLAVDHPAAAVRVWARSVVSQGDLG from the coding sequence ATGATTCCCTGCGAGCTCGAGTCGCGCTTCCGCCTTTTGGGCATCGCCCCTCAGTCGGACTGGGATCAGGTCAAGTCGGCCTTCCGCCGCCTTGCCCGGACCTGCCACCCCGACGTGGCCGGGCCCGAAAGCTCGGCCCGTTTCGCCGAGATCAACGAGGCCTATATGGACATCAAGGGTTTTCTCCTCTCGGGCAAGACGCCTCAGGGACCTCTCCGCCCTTCGCCGCCTCACGGAACCTCCCGGCCCAGGACGGGAAAAGGGCAGCGCCGGAAGGAGGCGGAGCCTGCCAGGGAAAAGACGAGACAGCGTCGCCTCGACGAGGCTCTCGACGAGGCGACGCGGCGCGTCGAGGCCCTTCTGCGAAAGTCGGCGGAGCGCAAGAGGGAAGACCTTTCGGGCCACCTGGAACGGTTACGCAGCGCCCATCCTGCTGTCGTCCTTCTCGCCCTGGAGGGGCTGGCCGCCCGCGTCGGAGAGGAAGCGGTCCGCAGGGCCCTCGTGGACCTTCTCTGCCGCCCCTCCCTGGAGCGGGAAGTCCTGGACCGCGTCATCGACCTCGTCGGCCCCGCCAACAGGGAGATCATGGTCCTTCTGTCGCGCCGTGTCCTTTCCATCGATGCCGACGTCGCCCTTCGCCTGGTCCGGTCCCTGCGCGGCCTCGCCGATCGCGCAGGCCTGTTGACGCCCTGGCTCTCCCACCGCTCAGAGAAGGTCGTCGCCGAAGCCCTGGCCCAATGGCCTCTGTCGGCGCCTCCGCCTGACGACCTGAGTCTCTCCCGCCTTCTCCGTCGGAACGAGGAGGCCCTGCTCATCCCCCTCCTTCGCCTTCTCCATCGCTGCGGTGCCCCGGCCTGGGCCGTCTTCTCGCTGAAGAAACTCGCCGTCGATCACCCCGCGGCGGCCGTTCGAGTCTGGGCCCGCTCTGTTGTGTCTCAGGGCGACCTAGGATAG
- a CDS encoding Hsp70 family protein, translating to MDETMLGIDLGTRYALTALCGDDGRPLVLPNRWGGKRTPSVVALTEKGWLAGEEAARVALLRPDRAWWNVKRRIGSGWTARCDGRSYSPEELLVPLLRLLREDAEALLGRYVASCVLALPAHFSFAEREALSGAARRAGFETTLLVNEPTAAALATESAGRHLVLDFGAGTVDLSVVEVEEGVWQILESRGRSDLGGADVDRLLAEDLFRRCGYGAEENDPRWPLLLAEAETIKIVLSEAQSCPWHVPAGLFPDASSPVEVTREELERLASPLLEEIVALTEDLWRRHRPETLLLVGGSSRIPLLRKLLEKRGMKAGHLRLCPDEAVVCGAALRGLPRKKERLLLDVLSEGLGIRTADGAVALLLERGTPLPASARRRFVATGGGRIHVEVLQASREGERSLGNLSVSPLARGDEVEIAFRVDGGGSLHVEVRRGEERMWRVLTLGGEREDPVEAFLRDRERLERKLALLTGLLDAGSQQRVRLLVDKTHLLPGDDAAIGKEALAALDLLVSTLEREVVS from the coding sequence GTGGATGAAACGATGCTCGGCATCGATCTGGGAACGCGCTATGCCCTGACGGCTCTCTGCGGGGACGACGGGCGTCCCCTTGTCCTGCCCAATCGCTGGGGTGGCAAGCGGACGCCCTCCGTGGTCGCCCTGACGGAAAAGGGCTGGCTCGCCGGGGAAGAGGCCGCCCGCGTCGCCCTTCTTCGTCCCGACCGGGCCTGGTGGAACGTGAAACGTCGCATCGGATCGGGCTGGACGGCCCGCTGTGACGGTCGGTCCTACTCGCCCGAGGAGCTTCTCGTTCCCCTTCTTCGCCTTCTCCGTGAGGATGCCGAGGCCCTGTTGGGGCGTTACGTCGCCTCCTGCGTTCTCGCTCTCCCGGCCCACTTCAGTTTCGCCGAGCGGGAAGCCCTTTCCGGCGCGGCCCGGCGGGCCGGGTTCGAGACGACCCTCCTCGTCAACGAGCCGACGGCGGCCGCCCTCGCCACGGAGAGCGCGGGCCGTCATCTCGTCCTCGACTTCGGCGCCGGCACCGTCGATCTCTCCGTCGTCGAGGTCGAGGAGGGCGTCTGGCAGATACTCGAAAGCCGGGGGAGAAGCGATCTCGGAGGTGCCGATGTCGACAGGCTCCTGGCCGAGGATCTCTTCCGGCGCTGCGGGTACGGGGCGGAGGAGAACGATCCCCGATGGCCTCTCCTTCTGGCCGAGGCGGAGACGATCAAGATCGTCCTTTCCGAGGCTCAGTCCTGCCCCTGGCACGTTCCGGCCGGCCTCTTCCCCGACGCCTCTTCTCCCGTCGAGGTGACGCGGGAGGAGCTGGAGCGACTGGCTTCCCCCCTTCTCGAGGAAATCGTGGCCCTGACGGAGGACCTCTGGCGACGCCATCGTCCCGAGACGCTTCTTCTGGTGGGCGGAAGCAGCCGCATTCCCCTCCTCCGCAAACTGTTGGAAAAGCGGGGAATGAAAGCCGGACATCTGCGTCTCTGTCCCGACGAGGCCGTCGTCTGTGGGGCCGCCCTGAGGGGGTTGCCCCGCAAAAAGGAGCGTCTCCTCCTCGACGTCCTCTCCGAGGGGCTGGGCATCCGCACGGCCGACGGCGCTGTGGCCCTCCTTCTCGAAAGGGGGACGCCCCTTCCCGCCTCGGCCAGGAGACGTTTCGTCGCCACCGGCGGAGGCCGGATCCACGTCGAGGTCCTTCAGGCTTCGCGCGAAGGGGAGCGTTCTCTCGGCAACCTCTCCGTGTCGCCTCTGGCCCGAGGCGACGAGGTCGAGATCGCCTTTCGCGTCGATGGAGGAGGCTCGCTTCACGTCGAGGTCCGCCGAGGGGAGGAACGAATGTGGCGGGTTCTCACCCTGGGAGGGGAGAGAGAAGATCCCGTCGAGGCCTTCTTGCGGGATAGAGAGCGTCTCGAACGGAAGCTGGCCCTGCTGACGGGACTTCTCGACGCCGGAAGCCAGCAAAGGGTGCGCCTTCTCGTCGACAAAACCCACCTCCTTCCCGGCGACGACGCGGCCATCGGAAAAGAGGCCCTGGCGGCCCTCGATCTTCTCGTCTCCACCCTGGAGAGGGAGGTCGTCTCATGA
- a CDS encoding MiaB/RimO family radical SAM methylthiotransferase — MEGVVSSLEGLKVRIEVLGCRTNQYEADALADAFVAGGASLVDGPPWDVALLLSCSVTSAADGKSRQLLRRLKRRVPEALVVAVGCWAQRADDDEIASVGVDLVVGNGRKAELVGAVEALIEGRLPAGTVLRQSLSPPARWDPLFMGRPHLHSRAFVKVQDGCDHFCSYCIIPRLRGHPQSRPLDDVLGEIGSVVASGCPEVILTGIHLGLYGRDLGLSLADLVGAVASVKGLKRLRFGSLEPFALDDSLLALLAASPVFSPHLHLPLQSGDDEVLVRMRRGYGAADFRALVGRLRRLWGDDLHISTDLLVGFPGETEAAFGRSLDLLQALNLGRLHVFPFSPRKGTEAASLPGRLSPEVLRERCRRAIDLGERLLSRYARRWVDREVQVVVENSEGGGIGGLSAHYLDVEAPGRASVGDVVTLRVEKEVRGRLLAFPLSLSVR, encoded by the coding sequence TTGGAGGGCGTCGTGTCCTCTCTTGAGGGGCTGAAGGTCCGCATCGAAGTTCTGGGCTGCCGGACCAACCAGTATGAGGCCGATGCCTTGGCCGATGCCTTCGTCGCAGGCGGAGCGAGCCTCGTCGATGGCCCTCCCTGGGACGTGGCCCTTCTTCTTTCCTGTTCCGTCACGTCGGCGGCCGACGGCAAGAGCCGCCAGCTGTTGCGGCGACTGAAGCGGCGGGTTCCCGAGGCCCTTGTCGTCGCCGTCGGCTGCTGGGCCCAGAGGGCCGATGACGACGAGATCGCCTCCGTCGGCGTCGATCTCGTCGTCGGCAACGGTCGCAAGGCCGAACTGGTCGGGGCCGTGGAGGCCCTGATCGAAGGTCGCCTTCCGGCGGGGACGGTGCTCCGCCAGAGCCTTTCCCCTCCCGCACGGTGGGATCCCCTTTTCATGGGCCGTCCCCATCTCCACAGCCGGGCTTTCGTCAAGGTCCAGGACGGGTGCGACCATTTCTGCAGCTACTGCATCATTCCCCGCCTCAGGGGGCATCCCCAGAGTCGTCCGCTGGACGACGTGTTGGGGGAGATCGGCTCCGTCGTCGCCTCGGGCTGTCCCGAGGTGATCCTCACGGGCATCCATCTGGGCCTTTACGGTCGGGATCTTGGCCTCTCCCTGGCCGATCTCGTCGGGGCCGTCGCCTCCGTCAAGGGGCTGAAACGCCTCCGGTTCGGTTCCCTCGAACCCTTCGCCCTCGACGATTCCCTTCTTGCCCTTCTGGCTGCCTCTCCTGTATTCTCTCCTCATCTCCATCTGCCTCTTCAGAGCGGCGACGACGAAGTCCTCGTCCGGATGAGGCGGGGTTACGGGGCGGCCGATTTCCGGGCCCTCGTGGGGCGGTTACGGCGTCTCTGGGGCGATGACCTTCACATCAGCACGGACCTTCTCGTGGGCTTTCCCGGCGAGACGGAGGCGGCCTTCGGCCGATCTCTCGATCTGCTTCAGGCCCTGAATCTGGGGCGGCTCCATGTCTTCCCCTTTTCTCCCCGCAAGGGTACGGAGGCGGCTTCCCTGCCCGGCCGCCTTTCCCCTGAGGTTCTGCGGGAGCGCTGTCGCCGCGCCATCGATCTGGGCGAGCGCCTCCTCTCGCGTTACGCCCGCCGCTGGGTCGACCGAGAGGTTCAGGTCGTCGTCGAGAACTCCGAAGGCGGTGGCATCGGGGGGCTTTCGGCCCACTACCTGGATGTCGAGGCCCCGGGGAGGGCCTCCGTCGGCGATGTGGTGACGCTACGCGTCGAGAAAGAGGTCCGAGGACGTCTCCTGGCCTTTCCCCTTTCCCTGTCGGTGAGGTGA
- a CDS encoding RsmE family RNA methyltransferase: MSWPRFRLEGCPLLEEGLWLLSEEEAHHLMTVRHSREGSFVEGLLPGRIVLTRLERRGEKWAVRFVEELSASDEGPEIVLLAGLLKGDSFDLLLRQVTEIGVSRIVPLCCDHSVVRLDDGKAEKKLARWRKIVQEESKQCRSSTIPLLDRPCSVEQALTLDLPSSRFVAAIDASAPPLASLDVPSSLVLAVGPEGDWSAGEESCLRGASFLPVYLGHRILRAFTAAAVVSSWAVQGWLGGRRVLS; encoded by the coding sequence GTGTCGTGGCCGAGATTCCGGCTTGAGGGGTGCCCCCTCCTGGAAGAGGGGCTCTGGCTTCTCTCCGAGGAGGAGGCCCATCACCTGATGACGGTCCGTCACAGTCGGGAGGGCTCCTTCGTCGAAGGCCTTCTGCCGGGCCGGATCGTCCTGACGCGCCTCGAGCGTCGCGGCGAAAAGTGGGCGGTCCGTTTCGTCGAGGAGCTTTCCGCCTCCGACGAGGGACCGGAGATCGTCCTTCTTGCGGGGCTGCTGAAGGGAGATTCTTTCGATCTCCTTCTTCGCCAGGTGACGGAGATCGGCGTCTCACGGATCGTCCCCCTCTGCTGCGATCACTCCGTCGTCCGCCTCGACGACGGTAAGGCGGAGAAGAAACTGGCCCGATGGCGCAAGATCGTTCAGGAGGAGTCCAAACAGTGTCGCTCCTCGACGATTCCCCTCCTCGACAGGCCCTGCTCCGTCGAACAGGCCCTGACACTCGACCTTCCCTCCAGTCGCTTCGTGGCGGCCATCGACGCCTCGGCGCCGCCTCTGGCCTCTCTCGATGTCCCCTCCTCCCTCGTTTTGGCCGTCGGGCCCGAAGGGGACTGGTCGGCCGGAGAGGAATCCTGTCTTAGAGGGGCCTCCTTCCTCCCCGTCTACCTGGGGCACCGAATCCTGCGGGCGTTCACGGCGGCGGCCGTCGTCTCCTCCTGGGCCGTCCAGGGCTGGCTTGGAGGGCGTCGTGTCCTCTCTTGA
- a CDS encoding 50S ribosomal protein L11 methyltransferase: protein MAMSESFWWYITLEAKAGDDEMLVSLAELCGSIGAEIQDLPRSVRSRLFFRSGRDLAHWLGEVNAVLESWPGVSVVDMGRIDNRPWHTEWKEAFPPLPVGKGLVVLAPWHSGSEPAGRLPLYIHPKSAFGTGYHESTQLALEFLERHLQREMAVADIGTGSGILAIAAAKLGASHVEARDLDPAVIVEVKENRALNGLTERELDVAEGDLLKGLEGPFDLLTANILFDPLVLMLPDLSRVLRPGGRALFAGLSLRDREPFREALALHGLIEIEDRTKGEWWGVVAEIPA, encoded by the coding sequence ATGGCCATGTCGGAGAGTTTCTGGTGGTACATCACTCTGGAGGCGAAGGCGGGTGACGACGAGATGCTCGTCTCCCTTGCCGAGCTCTGCGGGAGCATCGGCGCCGAAATTCAGGATCTGCCCCGGTCCGTCCGGTCTCGGCTCTTTTTCCGCAGCGGCAGAGACCTGGCCCACTGGCTTGGGGAGGTCAACGCCGTCCTCGAGTCCTGGCCCGGTGTCTCCGTCGTGGACATGGGGCGGATCGATAATCGTCCCTGGCATACGGAGTGGAAAGAGGCCTTTCCTCCTCTGCCCGTCGGCAAAGGGCTGGTCGTTCTCGCCCCCTGGCACAGCGGCAGTGAACCCGCAGGCAGGCTGCCCCTCTACATCCATCCCAAGAGCGCCTTTGGCACGGGCTATCACGAGAGCACCCAGCTGGCCCTGGAATTCCTCGAGCGTCATCTGCAAAGGGAAATGGCCGTAGCCGACATCGGCACGGGGTCGGGCATTCTGGCCATCGCCGCCGCCAAGTTGGGGGCCTCCCACGTCGAGGCCCGCGATCTCGATCCGGCCGTCATCGTCGAGGTGAAGGAAAATCGCGCCCTCAACGGCCTGACGGAAAGGGAGCTCGACGTCGCCGAAGGCGATCTCCTCAAGGGGCTCGAAGGTCCCTTCGACCTTCTGACGGCCAACATTCTCTTCGATCCCCTCGTGCTCATGCTTCCCGATCTCTCCCGGGTTCTTCGCCCCGGCGGGAGGGCCCTTTTCGCCGGCCTCTCCCTGAGGGACAGGGAGCCTTTCCGTGAGGCCCTGGCCCTTCATGGGCTCATCGAAATCGAGGATCGGACCAAGGGGGAGTGGTGGGGTGTCGTGGCCGAGATTCCGGCTTGA
- the dnaJ gene encoding molecular chaperone DnaJ, whose protein sequence is MASGGRRDYYEILGVPKDASVEDIKKAYRRLVRKYHPDANPGNKEAEQKFKEVAEAYEVLSDPQKRVQYDQFGTVGDMTGGGSPFGEGGDVGDVFGDLFETMFGGGFGGFGGRRNPNAPRRGADLEMEISLTLEEAYRGVTRKVEIPRWQSCERCGGTGAEPGSSPRTCPTCGGKGQVEQRQRTPFGEFVSVNTCPNCQGRGKIVEKVCSRCGGAGRYRDRRTVEVRIPPGVDRGTRLRISGEGEAGLNGGPPGDLFLVVSVRADPRFRREGDNLHVEMHIAFPQAALGCEIQVPTLEGLQSLDVPPGTQSGSTLRVKGKGMPRLSAGGRAGDLLVRVVVDVPANLTEKQKALLAGLAREMDVSVKESQGLLDKLKGFFGA, encoded by the coding sequence GTGGCCTCCGGAGGACGTCGCGACTACTATGAGATTCTCGGCGTGCCGAAAGACGCCTCCGTCGAGGATATCAAGAAGGCCTACCGTCGGCTGGTGCGCAAATACCATCCCGATGCCAACCCCGGCAATAAAGAGGCGGAACAGAAGTTCAAGGAGGTCGCCGAAGCCTACGAGGTTCTGAGCGATCCCCAGAAACGGGTCCAGTACGATCAGTTCGGCACCGTCGGAGACATGACCGGCGGCGGTTCCCCCTTCGGCGAGGGCGGCGACGTGGGCGACGTCTTCGGCGATCTTTTCGAGACCATGTTCGGCGGCGGTTTCGGCGGCTTCGGCGGTCGCCGGAACCCCAACGCCCCCAGGCGGGGAGCCGATCTGGAGATGGAGATCTCCCTTACCCTGGAAGAGGCCTATCGGGGAGTGACGCGCAAGGTCGAGATCCCTCGCTGGCAGAGCTGCGAGCGCTGCGGCGGCACGGGAGCCGAACCGGGCAGCTCGCCCAGGACCTGTCCGACCTGCGGAGGCAAGGGGCAGGTGGAGCAGCGCCAGAGGACGCCCTTCGGCGAATTCGTCTCCGTCAACACCTGCCCCAACTGTCAGGGACGGGGCAAAATCGTCGAAAAGGTCTGTTCCCGCTGCGGCGGTGCCGGCCGTTACCGCGACAGGCGGACGGTGGAGGTGAGGATCCCTCCCGGCGTCGACAGGGGGACGCGGCTGCGCATCTCCGGCGAGGGTGAGGCCGGGCTCAACGGAGGTCCTCCCGGCGATCTCTTTCTCGTCGTCTCCGTCCGGGCCGATCCCCGCTTCCGGCGCGAGGGGGACAACCTCCACGTCGAAATGCACATCGCCTTTCCGCAGGCGGCTCTGGGCTGCGAGATCCAGGTTCCCACTCTGGAGGGACTTCAGAGCCTGGATGTTCCGCCGGGGACCCAGTCCGGTTCGACCCTGCGCGTCAAGGGCAAGGGAATGCCCCGCCTTTCGGCAGGGGGACGGGCCGGAGATCTTCTGGTCCGCGTTGTCGTCGATGTGCCGGCGAACCTCACGGAAAAGCAGAAGGCCCTTCTGGCCGGACTGGCTCGGGAGATGGATGTCTCCGTCAAGGAGTCTCAGGGGCTGCTCGACAAACTCAAGGGGTTCTTCGGCGCCTAG
- the dnaK gene encoding molecular chaperone DnaK — protein sequence MAKVIGIDLGTTNSVVAVKEGENITIIANAEGSRLTPSVVAFTKEGERLVGQLAKRQAIVNPDRTIQSIKRKMGTDHRVSIDGKPYTPQEISAMVLQKLKKDAEDYLGETVTKAIVTVPAYFTDAQRQATKDAGQIAGLEVLRIINEPTAACLAYGANKEGENKILVFDLGGGTFDVSILDVGEGVFEVLSTSGDNLLGGDDWDERIVQWLTEEFRKAEGIDLSKDRMALQRLREAAEKAKVELSSMAETTISLPFITANQSGPKHLEMALTRARFEEMTTDLIERVAVPCRRALEDSGLSTSQIDKILLVGGSTRMPMVQRKVKEIFGKEPTKGINPDECVAAGAAIQGAIMTGEHKDIVLVDVTPLSLGLETMGGVFTKIIDRNTAIPTSKSQIFTTAADNQPQVEIVVLQGERAMAADNVKLGSFSLDGIPPAPRGIPKIEVTFNIDVNGILNVTAKDMATNKEQHITIQSSRLSEEEIDRMQRDAEANEETDRKKKELIEARNEIESLSYNAEKLLKDLGDKASADERGRIEGEIASARKAQEGEDTAAIKAAAEKLTQSLQELSTRLYAQQAQAGQPGASPEGGSASEGPTVDAEFNDSTRA from the coding sequence ATGGCAAAGGTTATCGGAATCGACCTTGGGACGACGAACAGCGTCGTCGCCGTCAAAGAGGGAGAAAATATCACCATCATTGCCAACGCCGAGGGGAGTCGTCTGACGCCCTCCGTCGTTGCCTTCACCAAGGAGGGGGAGCGTCTCGTCGGTCAGCTGGCCAAGCGTCAGGCCATCGTCAATCCCGATCGGACGATCCAGTCCATCAAGCGCAAGATGGGGACCGACCATCGTGTCTCCATCGACGGCAAGCCCTACACGCCCCAGGAGATCTCGGCCATGGTCCTTCAGAAGCTGAAAAAGGACGCCGAGGACTATCTGGGAGAGACGGTGACGAAGGCCATCGTCACCGTTCCGGCCTATTTCACCGACGCCCAGAGGCAGGCCACGAAAGATGCCGGTCAGATCGCCGGTCTCGAGGTCCTGCGCATCATCAACGAACCTACGGCGGCCTGCCTGGCCTACGGCGCCAACAAGGAGGGCGAGAACAAGATCCTCGTCTTCGATCTTGGCGGCGGCACCTTCGACGTCTCCATCCTCGACGTGGGCGAGGGCGTCTTCGAGGTCCTCTCCACGAGCGGCGACAACCTTCTGGGAGGCGACGACTGGGACGAGCGGATCGTTCAGTGGCTCACGGAGGAGTTCCGCAAGGCCGAGGGAATTGACCTGAGCAAGGACCGCATGGCCCTTCAGCGTCTCCGCGAGGCGGCCGAGAAGGCCAAGGTCGAACTTTCCTCCATGGCCGAGACGACCATCTCTCTCCCCTTCATCACGGCCAACCAGAGCGGCCCCAAACATCTCGAGATGGCCCTCACCCGGGCTCGCTTCGAGGAGATGACGACCGATCTCATCGAGCGCGTCGCCGTTCCCTGCCGTCGCGCCTTGGAGGACTCGGGTCTCTCGACGTCCCAGATCGACAAGATTCTCCTCGTCGGCGGCTCGACGCGGATGCCGATGGTCCAGCGCAAGGTCAAGGAGATCTTCGGCAAGGAGCCCACGAAGGGGATCAACCCCGACGAGTGCGTCGCCGCCGGCGCGGCCATCCAGGGCGCCATCATGACGGGCGAGCACAAGGACATCGTCCTCGTCGACGTGACGCCCCTCTCCCTGGGGCTGGAGACGATGGGCGGCGTCTTCACCAAGATCATCGACCGCAACACGGCCATCCCCACGTCGAAGAGCCAGATCTTCACGACGGCCGCCGACAATCAGCCCCAGGTCGAGATCGTCGTCCTCCAGGGGGAACGGGCCATGGCCGCCGACAACGTCAAGCTGGGTTCCTTCTCCCTCGACGGCATTCCGCCCGCACCGAGAGGGATTCCCAAGATCGAGGTGACCTTCAACATCGACGTCAACGGCATCCTGAACGTGACGGCCAAGGATATGGCCACGAACAAGGAACAGCACATCACCATCCAGTCGTCGCGCCTCTCCGAGGAGGAGATCGATCGGATGCAGCGCGACGCCGAGGCCAACGAGGAGACGGATCGGAAGAAGAAGGAGCTCATCGAGGCCCGCAACGAGATCGAGAGCCTGAGCTACAACGCCGAAAAGCTCCTCAAGGATCTGGGCGACAAGGCCTCCGCCGACGAGCGGGGACGGATCGAGGGCGAGATCGCCTCGGCCCGCAAGGCTCAGGAGGGCGAAGATACGGCGGCTATCAAGGCTGCCGCCGAGAAGCTGACCCAGTCGCTTCAGGAGCTGTCGACGCGCCTGTACGCCCAGCAGGCCCAGGCCGGCCAGCCCGGCGCCTCTCCGGAAGGCGGTTCCGCATCGGAGGGACCGACGGTCGACGCCGAGTTCAACGATTCCACCCGGGCCTAG